The following coding sequences lie in one Drosophila sulfurigaster albostrigata strain 15112-1811.04 chromosome 2R, ASM2355843v2, whole genome shotgun sequence genomic window:
- the LOC133836769 gene encoding uncharacterized protein LOC133836769 — translation MAAVVAAAASNSSGTSSSTTAASIAAAAALGAAASNLLSGGNSGASVDSGDSVAVVSVDRLNQCNKVASCLYSCLGCARNQSASASAEDDINAIGPTVASSTLPTYRQIAGAGNGAGSAPARRVPVLFSTNRGLYLRVAQPQVMLLQPLSNAPQHYDISFCDLERWSTNRANVVSLEDTISMLQPQQAPHPPRNNFGLYNMQR, via the exons ATGGCAGCTGTGGTTGCCGCTGCCGCATCCAACAGCAGCGGGACGAGCagctcaacaacagcagcatcaatagcagcagcagcggcgctTGGTGCGGCAGCCTCCAATTTGCTGAGTGGCGGCAACAGCGGTGCCA GTGTGGACAGTGGCGATAGCGTCGCCGTTGTCTCCGTTGACCGTCTAaa TCAATGCAACAAAGTGGCGTCCTGTCTCTACAGCTGCCTCGGCTGTGCGCGCAACCAAAGTGCATCAGCTTCTGCTGAAGACGACATCAACGCCATTGGACCAACGGTGGCATCGTCCACGTTGCCAACGTATCGACAAATTGCTGGCGCTGGCAATGGTGCCGGCTCGGCACCAGCTCGACGAGTTCCTGTCTTGTTCTCCACCAATCGTGGCCTGTATTTGCGTGTGGCACAGCCGCAAGTGATGCTGCTACAACCGTTGAGCAATGCGCCGCAACATTATGACATCAGCTTTTGTGATCTAGAGCGCTGG AGCACGAATCGCGCCAATGTGGTTAGCCTAGAGGACACGATTAGCATGTTGCAGCCACAACAGGCGCCGCATCCACCGAGAAACAACTTTGGACTTTACAACATGCAGCGCTAA
- the LOC133835702 gene encoding importin-13 — translation MEQLEPIDIARLEEAVVVFYRSTSQEQAITHEWLTKAEASPQAWQFSWQLMQLGKSQEVQFFGAITLHSKLMKYWNEVPPENREELKQKILETIVQFASGPKLVLNRLCLALSAYIVHMLEDWPCAIEEVIDTFQNQRIPNVSAEVQRWIMLEVLLGIPEEAQVIHTSVKRVTLRGEIGKRVPLVLQTVEAYLKQQLSLEWDTETFANMMRAVKCVSVWIRNIGYSIEGCVSICAVLLEVVNKCYWPCIRSGVGCMSSDENELAETGLKAMVSIIVQPDCHNYPKTAAVLIKMFLDSLCDITQVEWKRDNDNEDIIVHIYMLFVSAVERHSALFLSGITATDPELNAIWSRMVHEILQCTDKPGIYPVEESCSTMALAFWYMLQGDVFAMPVEEDKLKCWEHIKPLYAHLTTVLVRKSEQPDESSIDKWNSDDLECFRCYRQDISDTFMYCYDVLHDYILEILAAMLDEAIAELQTHPTHWTKLEACIYSFQSVAEHFGGEESRQIPKLMRVLSEIPYDKLNDKLLGTALETIGSYCSWLMENPTYIPPAIDLLVRGLNSTMSAQATLGLKELCRDCQLQLKPYAEPLLDACQATLGSGRMKNSDSVRLMFSIGKLMSLLPQEKIPVYLDIIVSPCFEELQTICQAGATTPAARIRTIFRLNMISTLFSSLNTDLDEEVKDLHNVQPVLLVMQKTMPIFRLIAELWVEEIEVLEAACSALKHAIVNLRSSFRPMLQDLCYFIVASFQTRCCAPTLEISKTAIVIFYKEESCKQLMQQLLLEFVSHSFKLFESTPQQNFSNVSDTMEMFFACLTQIIKKVPQVLEDKSIAYERLIYYAQHSMTLPENGPIRAGIQFVTHFVMQSRNQPHMTEVILANGEQIMRTIMICVGYMTPRQQVDKFADVLLAINKKYPGEMAVWLRNVMAVPNFPTELISDAEKSRYVSLIIKVKVNKRMLQQHLNELAIKTRGLVPLQVPVN, via the exons ATGGAACAACTGGAACCCATCGATATTGCGCGACTGGAGGAGGCTGTGGTCGTCTTCTATCGCTCCACATCACAGGAGCAGGCAATCACACACGAATGGCTGACGAAGGCCGAGGCCAGCCCACAGGCTTGGCAATTTTCATGGCAGCTTATGCAGCTGGGCAAG AGTCAAGAGGTGCAATTTTTTGGCGCAATTACGCTACACTCTAAGCTGATGAAATATTGGAACGAAGTTCCGCCGGAAAACCGCGAGGAACTGAAACAAAAGATCTTGGAAACCATTGTGCAATTCGCATCTGGTCCCAAATTGGTGCTTAATCGGTTGTGCCTCGCG TTAAGCGCATATATCGTGCACATGTTGGAAGATTGGCCATGTGCCATTGAGGAGGTGATTGATACCTTTCAGAATCAACGCATTCCCAATGTTAGTGCCGAAGTCCAGCGTTGGATTATGCTCGAGGTGCTTCTCGGCATTCCAGAGGAGGCACAAGTCATTCACACATCAGTGAAGCGAGTGACATTGCGTGGTGAGATTGGCAAGCGTGTGCCGCTAGTTTTGCAGACTGTGGAGGCATATTTGAAGCAGCAATTGAGCCTCGAATGGGACACCGAAACATTTGCCAACATGATGCGTGCGGTCAAATGTGTGAGCGTCTGGATCAG AAACATTGGCTACTCCATCGAGGGTTGTGTCAGCATTTGTGCTGTTCTGCTGGAGGTGGTCAACAAGTGTTATTGGCCCTGCATACGATCAGGTGTGGGTTGCATGTCGTCCGACGAAAATGAGCTGGCCGAGACGGGTCTGAAAGCCATGGTCAGCATCATTGTGCAGCCGGATTGTCACAATTACCCCAAGACAGCGGCGGTGCTGATCAAAATGTTTTTGGACTCACTGTGCGATATCACGCAAGTGGAATGGAAACGTGATAACGATAACGAGGATATTATTGTGCATATCTATATGCTGTTTGTGTCCGCTGTGGAACGACACTCCGCTCTATTTCTCAGCGGTATTACGGCCACGGATCCTGAATTAAATGCCATTTGGAGTCGCATGGTTCATGAAATATTACAGTGCACGGATAAGCCGGGAATTTATCCGGTCGAGGAATCGTGTAGCACCATGGCCTTGGCCTTTTGGTATATGCTGCAGGGCGATGTCTTTGCCATGCCCGTCGAGGAGGATAAGTTAAAGTGCTGGGAGCACATTAAACCACTTTATGCTCATTTAACCACCGTTCTTGTGCGCAAATCTGAGCAACCGGATGAGAGCTCCATTGACAAATGGAACTCGGATGATCTGGAATGCTTTCGTTGCTATCGCCAAGATATCTCCGATACTTTT ATGTATTGCTATGATGTGCTGCACGATTACATATTGGAGATATTGGCCGCAATGCTCGATGAGGCCATTGCTGAACTGCAGACGCATCCCACGCACTGGACAAAACTAGAGGCCTGCATCTATTCGTTTCAATCGGTTGCCGAGCACTTTGGCGGCGAGGAATCGCGTCAGATACCCAAACTAATGCGAGTGCTGTCTGAGATACCCTACGATAAGCTAAATGACAAACTGCTGGGCACCGCATTGGAGACTATTGGCTCCTACTGCTCCTGGCTAATGGAGAATCCAACATATATACCGCCTGCTATTGATCTGCTTGTGCGTGGTTTAAACTCCACAATGTCCGCGCAGGCAACTTTAGGGCTCAAGGAACTGTGCCGTGACTGTCAACTGCAGTTAAAGCCATATGCAGAGCCGCTGCTCGATGCTTGCCAAGCAACACTTGGTTCGGGTCGCATGAAGAACTCGGATTCGGTGCGTCTGATGTTCAGCATTGGCAAGCTAATGAGTTTGTTGCCGCAGGAAAAAATACCTGTATATCTGGATATTATAGTTAGTCCCTGTTTCGAGGAGctgcaaacaatttgtcaaGCTGGTGCC acaACGCCAGCAGCAAGAATTCGCACAATTTTCCGGCTCAATATGATCTCGACATTGTTCTCGTCCCTCAACACGGATCTGGACGAAGAGGTCAAGGATCTGCATAATGTGCAACCTGTGTTGTTGGTCATGCAGAAAACTATGCCCATTTTTCGGCTAATTGCTGAGCTTTGGGTGGAGGAGATCGAGGTGCTAGAG GCTGCTTGCAGTGCATTAAAGCATGCAATTGTGAATTTAAGAAGCAGCTTTCGACCCATGCTGCAGGATCTGTGTTACTTCATCGTGGCCAGCTTTCAGACTCGCTGTTGTGCGCCCACGCTGGAAATTTCAAAGACA GCCATCGTCATCTTTTACAAGGAGGAGAGTTGCAAGCAGTTgatgcaacagttgctgctggaGTTTGTGTCGCACAGCTTTAAGCTATTCGAGTCAACTCCACAGCAGAACTTTTCCAATGTCTCGGACACCATGGAAATGTTCTTCGCATGCCTCACGCAAATTATCAAGAAGGTGCCCCAAGTGCTCGAAGATAAATCCATTGCATACGAACGTCTCATATACTATGCTCAGCACTCGATGACCTTGCCCGAGAATGGTCCCATCCGGGCTGGCATTCAGTTTGTCACGCACTTTGTGATGCAATCCCGCAATCAACCGCACATGACCGAGGTAATCCTGGCCAATGGTGAGCAGATTATGCGCACGATTATGATTTGCGTGGGTTATATGACGCCACGCCAGCAAGTGGATAAATTTGCCGATGTCTTACTGGCCATTAACAAAAAGTATCCCGGTGAAATGGCTGTGTGGCTAAGGAATGTGATGGCAGTGCCCAATTTTCCCACGGAGCTAATCAGTGATGCCGAGAAATCGCGTTACGTTTCGCTCATCATCAA AGTAAAAGTCAACAAGCGGATGCTGCAACAACATCTCAATGAGCTGGCCATAAAGACACGCGGTCTTGTGCCGCTTCAGGTTCCAGTGAATTAA
- the LOC133835705 gene encoding mediator of RNA polymerase II transcription subunit 17 has protein sequence MSNSVNISVETTCENQIREIAYDGTELYQPPPTLSESLAKCAARIDFSKTSLDDLKKEEKSAAAAADDDNKDANQFQESLWPWDAVRNKLKDAYTEICVLTDVISIAKDKRYLVLDPLLEEPDDTKPIVQVYSRKKAISQAAQVLLGGAERIRNAHSEQRSRNVSDFHIELLRLRQNWRLKKVSNAIIGDLSYRTAGSKFGMSGTFEVTKAEDALDDENSGNNTGGSANSSSSSSNNGMQLKASSALRVIVPSELQGVAYIKVITQKDQEDLCTAQVNLMGHGQNITAQVGVWQKTLEFAQNVLFCKELFAQLAREAIQLQAPIPHVVIGNQIRATLLPNIQLIISLCHSTSFDSSQPAPINDHDHVLEHSLHQLLREVHYKNSHHPFPHPASAPLGPSKKRMLAGPTAADRDALLDMTKTQTILEQIIAQAQHIFMRKRTQYVLDTLARDVKDPQIVSHWNAMNSPTMSCVKINIVTHGYDAIGRTSLVIHVKERSLKCICRDGRVMRLSYEPQELRDLILCQINSHQISCLVSLARCMAWTVLSNSNHLGIGKVEPLGNASSCLLASPNSDRMIAVQIRCDPQIDVKVYIARSPRQDFFPSPLVPEKFWENLGGNFKEVRFDKIEGKSFLNKMEFLMASLTSNTA, from the exons ATGTCCAACTCGGTGAATATATCGGTAGAAACAACATGCGAGAATCAAATACGTGAAATTGCCTACGATGGCACCGAGCTCTATCAACC GCCGCCGACGCTTTCGGAGAGTCTTGCAAAATGTGCGGCTCGCATTGATTTCAGCAAAACGTCACTAGATGATctaaaaaaggaagaaaaatcCGCTGCTGCAGCCGCCGATGATGACAATAAGGATGCAAATCAGTTTCAGGAAAGTCTGTGGCCCTGGGATGCGGTGCGAAATAAACTCAAAGATGCTTATACCGAAATCTGCGTGCTAACCGATGTCATCTCGATTGCAAAAGATAAGCGATATTTGGTATTGGATCCTCTGTTGGAGGAGCCCGATGACACGAAGCCCATTGTGCAGGTTTACAGTCGCAAAAAGGCCATTTCACAGGCCGCCCAAGTGCTGCTCGGTGGTGCCGAAAGGATTCGCAACGCGCACAGCGAGCAACGCAGTCGTAACGTGTCCGACTTTCATATTGAGCTGCTACGGTTGCGTCAGAATTGGCGATTGAAAAAGGTGTCAAATGCCATCATTGGTGATCTTAGCTATCGCACGGCGGGCTCCAAGTTCGGCATGAGCGGCACCTTTGAGGTGACCAAAGCAGAGGATGCGCTGGACGACGAGAACTCAGGGAATAACACGGGAGGCTCGGCGAATTCGagcagtagcagtagcaaTAATGGCATGCAGCTGAAGGCAAGCTCGGCATTGAGGGTTATTGTACCCTCCGAGCTGCAGGGCGTCGCTTACATTAAGGTCATCACACAGAAAGATCAAGAGGATCTATGCACAGCACAG GTGAATCTAATGGGCCATGGACAAAATATAACGGCTCAGGTTGGAGTCTGGCAAAAGACGCTGGAGTTTGCCCAGAACGTGCTCTTCTGCAAGGAACTATTCGCTCAGCTGGCTCGTGAAGCCATTCAGCTGCAAGCGCCCATTCCACACGTAGTCATTGGCAATCAGATTCGTGCCACGTTGCTGCCCAACATACAACTCATTATCTCGCTGTGCCACTCCACGAGCTTCGATTCCAGCCAGCCGGCGCCTATCAACGATCACGATCATGTGCTCGAGCATTCGCTGCATCAGCTGCTGCGCGAAGTGCACTACAAGAATTCACATCATCCGTTTCCCCATCCAGCCAGCGCTCCTCTAGGTCCCAGCAAGAAACGCATGCTAGCGGGACCCACAGCTGCCGATCGTGATGCGTTGCTGGACATGACCAAGACCCAAACGATACTGGAGCAAATCATTGCACAAGCTCAGCACATTTTTATGCGCAAGCGCACACAATATGTATTGGATACATTGGCGCGTGATGTCAAGGATCCTCAAATTGTGTCGCATTGGAATGCCATGAACAGTCCAACGATGTCGTgtgttaaaattaatattgtaacGCATGGCTACGATGCCATTGGACGCACTTCGCTGGTCATTCATGTCAAGGAGCGTTCACTGAAATGCATTTGTCGCGATGGACGCGTTATGCGGCTGTCCTATGAACCGCAAGAGTTGCGTGATCTAATACTCTGTCAGATCAATTCGCATCAGATAAGTTGTCTGGTGAGTCTGGCACGTTGCATGGCCTGGACGGTGCTCTCGAACAGTAATCATCTGGGCATTGGCAAAGTGGAACCGTTGGGCAATGCCAGCTCCTGTTTGCTGGCGTCACCCAACAGCGATCGCATGATTGCTGTGCAGATACGCTGCGATCCACAGATTGATGTTAAGGTTTATATAGCGCGCAGTCCGCGGCAGGACTTCTTTCCCAGTCCGTTGGTGCCGGAGAAGTTCTGGGAGAATCTTGGTGGCAATTTCAAGGAG GTGCGCTTCGACAAAATCGAGGGCAAGAGTTTTCTcaataaaatggaatttctGATGGCATCGCTGACCAGCAACACGGCATGA
- the LOC133835708 gene encoding proteasome assembly chaperone 2: MLLLKDKSQTLNVDNYTIIIPSICVGNAAQLACDLLIASKKLKRIGSLSHAALIPVFGPSAYQHEPNECVASCELYESPEDKLLVVQFRAPFISRQTKRFQNEFVTLLKGARRVIILSGSFGFERRVIEGSPWAYRATDKFKTDHATELGDQALVKWQEHTGEHIFGGGNALQLYKAFEDAKVPSMLLFRYLLEGDNSTDAKLIVRELNELCGDFLKLRVASDAGDGKFKLTLPSSWNLLFGNDVTELLF; this comes from the coding sequence ATGTTGCTGCTTAAAGACAAATCACAAACACTCAATGTGGACAATTACACCATCATTATACCCAGCATTTGTGTGGGTAATGCCGCTCAATTGGCCTGCGACCTGTTGATTGCCTCTAAGAAACTAAAGCGCATTGGAAGCTTGTCTCATGCAGCCTTAATACCGGTATTTGGACCCTCGGCCTATCAACACGAACCCAACGAGTGTGTCGCCTCCTGTGAGCTCTATGAATCGCCGGAGGACAAACTGCTGGTTGTACAATTCCGGGCTCCCTTCATCTCCAGGCAGACGAAACGCTTTCAGAATGAATTTGTTACACTGCTGAAAGGAGCACGTCGTGTCATCATTTTGAGCGGCAGTTTTGGCTTCGAGCGTCGCGTCATCGAGGGCTCACCGTGGGCATATCGTGCCACGGACAAATTCAAGACGGATCATGCAACCGAGCTAGGCGATCAGGCGCTAGTCAAGTGGCAGGAACACACTGGCGAACACATCTTTGGCGGCGGCAATGCGTTGCAGCTGTACAAGGCATTCGAGGATGCCAAAGTGCCCAGCATGCTGCTGTTCCGTTATCTCCTTGAGGGCGATAACTCCACGGATGCCAAGCTGATTGTGCGTGAGCTGAACGAGTTGTGTGGCGACTTTTTGAAGTTGCGAGTCGCGAGTGATGCTGGAGATGGCAAGTTTAAGTTGACGTTGCCTTCGTCGTGGAATCTATTGTTTGGGAACGATGTAACCGAGTTACTATTTTAG
- the LOC133835706 gene encoding LOW QUALITY PROTEIN: uncharacterized protein LOC133835706 (The sequence of the model RefSeq protein was modified relative to this genomic sequence to represent the inferred CDS: deleted 1 base in 1 codon), with product MFVKVKLEDQDNAKKPLIFSIDDAATIYNLKSSLESFVNIPVDAQVIQRMDRILDNGDELAKVVNLEADGDKMNGAAISLYTNNKFYCFLQFYNKNESDNQSNFFSQPSNAKKLPIDTLPQYIEQLDSDEYSTSSTSDSDISDDSSDNSVFESRSKRRKRVSESTEERSKPASPVVTQSTAPIATQQAQIVQAMPAPPPAPVPSILATQEPQITVVKVTPQVTVALKKNDVDVSKEQPIAASIVASTKQQLTAAKESTTNTVEKPTAPYIAMKPEQRKYALVINKDIAEQNPNFGRLMEHFYGLFESSKSCGQLNFSESLSITEYDDQLWVLCEDNETCEWIAKGARMLNSYKCCSFVKYFGLSKCRVVLPQVVDGKELANIFQLLELQNTGLSTNKWCVVERTLLDPKSKEYDSQALTTLCKNEVLALYVDQESMNLIQQNDLKLKYCFWKLTFQLNN from the exons ATGtttgtgaaagtgaaattaGAGGATCAAGACAACGCAAAG AAGCCTCTTATTTTTAGCATCGATGATGCAGCAAccatttacaatttgaaatcCAGTTTGGAGTCATTTGTGAACATACCTGTGGATGCACAGGTAATCCAAAGAATGGATCGCATACTCGATAACGGTGATGAGTTGGCCAAAGTTGTTAATTTAGAGGCTGATGGCGATAAGATGAATGGCGCTGCCATTTCTTTGTATACCAACAACAAGTTCTATTGCTTTCTTCAGTTCTACAATAAGAACGAAAGCGACAATCAGAGCAACTTCTTCAGTCAGCCATCGAATGCCAAGAAGCTGCCCATCGACACACTGCCACAATACATTGAGCAACTCGATTCGGATGAATATTCTACGTCATCCACTTCGGATAGCGATATCTCTGATGATAGCAGCGATAACAGTGTTTTCGAAAGCCGTTCAAAGCGCAGAAAGAG AGTAAGCGAATCGACGGAAGAAAGAAGTAAACCAGCATCCCCAGTTGTGACACAGTCAACTGCACCAATAGCCACGCAGCAGGCGCAAATTGTACAGGCAATGCCTGCACCTCCTCCAGCTCCTGTTCCGAGCATTCTTGCTACCCAGGAACCGCAGATCACAGTTGTTAAAGTGACACCACAGGTAACAGTTGCTCTCAAAAAGAACGATGTTGATGTTTCAAAGGAGCAGCCCATAGCTGCCAGTATTGTTGCTtccacaaaacaacaactaacagcTGCAAAGGAATCAACCACCAACACTGTGGAAAAGCCAACAGCTCCTTACATTGCCATGAAACCCGAGCAGCGCAAATATGCACTGGTTATCAACAAAGATATTGCTGAGCAGAATCCAAATTTTGGTCGTTTAATGGAACATTTCTATGGACTCTTTGAATCGTCGAAAAGTTGTGGACAACTCAACTTTAGCGAATCGCTCTCAATAACCGAATATGACGATCAGCTTTGGGTTCTGTGTGAAGATAATGAAACATGTGAATGGATTGCCAAAGGTGCACGCATGTTGAACTCCTATAAGTGCTGTAGTTTTGTCAAATACTTTGGTCTGTCCAAGTGTCGAGTGGTATTGCCACAAGTGGTTGACGGCAAGGAACTGGCGAATATATTTCAGTTGCTTGAATTGCAAAACACGGGATTGAGCACTAACAAATGGTGTGTTGTCGAGCGTACTTTACTCGATCCGAAAAGCAAAGAGTATGATTCGCAAGCCTTAACTACGTTGTGT AAAAATGAAGTACTTGCTCTATATGTGGATCAAGAGAGCATGAATTTGATACAGCAAAATGACTTAAAGCTAAAGTACTGCTTCTGGAAATTGACTTTTcagttaaacaattaa
- the LOC133835704 gene encoding actin-related protein 5 — MPAHKRVLVIDNGSYECRVGWHDSKEPELRFRNVLTKPRKDRKKDNNQATDALAPPAGATAVQEECKGNGEIQVGNDIINIEAVRAHLKSPFERNVITNWNHQEQIFDYIFTKMGYEGKESIGNPIVLTEALANPNVCRRQMSELLFECYRVPAVSYGIDALYSWQQHQQQHKGVQDALILSFGYSTTHVIPVLNGRMQLEHVRRLNVGGFHIINYLFRLMQMKYPVHLNAITSRMEKLVHEHSHIALDYQEELLKWAQLDYYEAHIMKIQLPYNPVTASNALLTAEQKQEKRRELALRLLDIKNRREREKLQEDEEQLQLLRKLRLLYEQQKMQKFERALQQQQISNLEELDKLLTTVQSRIKRVKERASAPPRPSKQQDKLDKMPKPPEGVPQAQWLAELRGKREELMRRKQARQQQRTEQGKRHTHAAQERMRIISTLAARSEKRRKVNNGEEEDDGFGMNDNDWDVYKRINRYNDDSDSDAENEQLLEFEKILNHYDANGDDAQNAAMQALNAAENYQLHFGVEAIRVPEILFQPSMIGCSEAGLAELIAFVLKLFPAEEQQRLADHVYLTGSCAQFRGLKARLAKEMMELRPFQSSFAIYESQDPALSAWLGACLQAREPNFSDVLTTRSQYEEQGGEYFKEHRASNSYYPTPKD; from the coding sequence ATGCCAGCGCATAAACGCGTCTTGGTGATAGACAACGGCTCCTACGAGTGTCGCGTTGGCTGGCATGACTCCAAAGAGCCTGAGTTGCGTTTTCGCAATGTGCTGACCAAACCACGCAAGGATCGTAAGAAAGACAACAATCAAGCGACAGATGCTTTGGCGCCGCctgcaggagcaacagcagttcAAGAGGAATGCAAGGGCAATGGCGAAATACAAGTGGGCAATGATATCATCAATATTGAAGCCGTACGGGCTCATCTTAAATCACCTTTTGAACGTAATGTAATCACAAACTGGAATCATCAGGAACAAATCTTCGATTACATATTCACCAAGATGGGTTACGAGGGCAAGGAGAGCATTGGAAATCCCATTGTGCTCACCGAAGCATTGGCCAATCCTAACGTCTGTCGTCGCCAAATGAGCGAGCTGCTCTTCGAGTGTTATCGCGTGCCCGCCGTTTCCTATGGTATCGATGCACTCTACAGCtggcaacagcatcagcagcagcacaaggGTGTCCAGGATGCACTCATTCTGTCTTTTGGCTACAGCACTACACATGTGATACCCGTGCTCAATGGTCGCATGCAACTGGAGCATGTGCGTCGATTGAATGTGGGCGGCTTTCACATCATAAACTATTTGTTCCGGCTTATGCAAATGAAGTATCCGGTGCATTTGAATGCCATCACCAGTCGCATGGAGAAGCTGGTGCATGAGCACAGTCACATCGCACTTGACTATCAGGAGGAGCTACTGAAGTGGGCACAACTGGATTACTATGAGGCGCACATCATGAAGATCCAACTGCCCTACAATCCAGTTACAGCCAGCAATGCTTTGCTCACCGCCGAACAGAAGCAAGAAAAGCGCCGCGAATTGGCGCTGCGTTTGCTGGACATTAAGAATCGTCGTGAGCGCGAGAAACTTCAGGAGGACGAggagcaattgcaattgctgcgcAAGCTGCGTTTGCTCTACGAGCAGCAAAAGATGCAGAAATTTGAACGcgcgttgcagcagcagcagatcaGTAATCTCGAGGAGCTGGACAAGCTGCTGACAACAGTGCAGTCTCGAATTAAGCGAGTCAAGGAGCGTGCCTCGGCGCCTCCGCGACCCAGCAAGCAGCAAGACAAGTTGGACAAGATGCCCAAGCCACCCGAAGGCGTACCACAAGCCCAATGGCTGGCCGAGTTGCGTGGTAAACGGGAGGAGCTGATGCGTCGCAAGCAGGCGCGTCAACAGCAACGCACCGAGCAGGGCAAGCGGCATACGCATGCCGCTCAAGAGCGTATGCGGATCATCTCAACGCTGGCAGCTCGAAGCGAGAAACGGCGCAAAGTCAACAACGGTGAGGAGGAGGATGATGGCTTTGGCATGAATGACAACGATTGGGATGTGTACAAGCGCATCAATCGCTACAACGATGACAGCGATTCGGATGCCGAGAACGAGCAGCTGCTCGAGTTCGAGAAGATCCTAAATCACTACGATGCCAACGGTGATGATGCACAGAATGCAGCAATGCAGGCGTTAAATGCTGCCGAAAATTATCAGCTGCACTTTGGCGTGGAGGCGATACGTGTGCCCGAGATACTCTTCCAGCCCAGCATGATTGGCTGCTCGGAAGCAGGGTTAGCCGAGCTCATTGCTTTTGTGCTGAAACTATTTCCAGCTGAGGAACAACAACGTCTGGCGGATCATGTCTATTTAACGGGCAGCTGTGCACAGTTTCGTGGTCTCAAGGCGCGACTGGCCAAAGAGATGATGGAACTGCGTCCTTTTCAGTCTAGTTTCGCCATCTACGAGTCGCAGGATCCAGCACTAAGCGCCTGGCTAGGGGCTTGCCTACAAGCCAGGGAGCCAAACTTCAGCGATGTACTGACTACGCGTTCACAATATGAGGAACAAGGAGGCGAATATTTCAAGGAGCACAGAGCAAGCAACAGTTATTATCCTACACCAAAAGATTAG